From the genome of Fimbriimonadaceae bacterium, one region includes:
- a CDS encoding DUF3291 domain-containing protein yields MARLAFSTIGLLRSPMGDPEVQGFVDRFQAVFEAAEASKGFVDRSRRSYPNMEHSWGQLVPPRYYEAIGEPRRLPMTLSVWDDLESVAAYAYHGAHGEAMSQRREWFEPTGRPGFVAWWIPDDHVPTFEEAAARMSQLDVCGPSPEAFNFKQPFGPDGAPRPLDRVAVRAKIDANSG; encoded by the coding sequence ATGGCGAGGCTGGCGTTCAGCACGATCGGGCTTCTGAGGTCCCCAATGGGCGATCCGGAGGTACAGGGATTCGTCGATCGGTTCCAAGCGGTCTTCGAGGCAGCCGAGGCGAGCAAGGGGTTCGTCGACCGATCGCGGCGAAGCTACCCCAACATGGAGCACTCCTGGGGCCAACTCGTGCCGCCTCGCTACTACGAGGCGATCGGAGAGCCGCGCCGCCTTCCCATGACCCTGTCGGTTTGGGATGATCTCGAGTCCGTGGCCGCTTACGCCTACCACGGAGCGCACGGCGAAGCGATGTCCCAGCGGCGGGAGTGGTTCGAACCGACCGGACGGCCCGGATTCGTGGCGTGGTGGATTCCCGACGATCACGTCCCGACGTTCGAGGAGGCGGCCGCGCGGATGTCCCAGCTGGACGTGTGCGGCCCGTCGCCGGAGGCCTTCAATTTCAAACAGCCGTTCGGCCCGGATGGGGCGCCGCGCCCCCTCGATCGGGTTGCGGTGCGCGCGAAGATCGATGCCAATTCAGGCTGA
- a CDS encoding acyl-CoA dehydrogenase family protein codes for MDFHLDDEIHLVWEEARKFAEGRLAARVEELDEKQEVNHEALRELGQLGFMGMTVAEEYGGTNLGALAYVGVMIELSKIDAGTSVAVSVQNSLVNDTIGKWGTDEQKGTYLPKLASGEWMGCFSITEAGAGSDPGSLKAVAVREGDEFVLNGTKNFTTNGGFADVIIGFFQTDPDKGAKGVSAFLIPSSTPGFKVGRHENKLGIRTSSTTEMVFTDCRVPASAMLGIENKGLNVALTTLDGGRIGIAAQAVGIAEGALNEAIKYAKDRKQFGHKISEFQALQFMIADMATEVEVAKTMLYRVAWMKDQHIRHTKESAMVKLFAAEMAHRVCHKALQIHGGYGFMKEFPVERLYRDQRITEIYEGTSEIQRVVIARAMLGD; via the coding sequence ATGGACTTCCATCTGGACGACGAGATCCACCTCGTTTGGGAGGAGGCCCGCAAGTTCGCCGAGGGGCGCCTCGCAGCGAGGGTCGAGGAGTTGGACGAGAAGCAGGAGGTCAATCACGAGGCCCTGCGCGAACTCGGACAACTCGGCTTTATGGGCATGACCGTGGCCGAGGAGTATGGCGGCACGAATTTGGGGGCGCTTGCCTACGTGGGGGTCATGATCGAACTGAGCAAGATCGACGCGGGCACCTCTGTGGCGGTCTCGGTCCAAAACTCGCTGGTGAACGACACGATCGGCAAGTGGGGAACGGACGAGCAGAAGGGCACCTATTTGCCGAAACTCGCCAGCGGCGAGTGGATGGGCTGCTTCTCGATCACCGAAGCGGGGGCGGGAAGCGACCCCGGGTCCCTCAAGGCCGTGGCGGTGCGCGAGGGCGACGAGTTCGTGCTGAACGGCACCAAGAACTTCACCACGAACGGCGGGTTCGCCGACGTGATCATCGGCTTTTTCCAGACCGATCCCGACAAAGGCGCGAAGGGCGTTTCGGCGTTTCTAATCCCCAGTTCGACCCCCGGGTTCAAGGTCGGGCGGCACGAGAACAAGCTCGGGATCCGCACGTCGAGCACCACCGAGATGGTCTTCACGGACTGCCGCGTGCCCGCCAGCGCGATGCTGGGCATCGAGAACAAGGGTTTGAACGTCGCGCTCACCACGTTGGATGGCGGACGCATCGGCATCGCGGCGCAAGCCGTGGGCATTGCCGAGGGGGCCCTCAACGAGGCGATCAAGTACGCGAAGGACCGCAAGCAGTTCGGACACAAGATCTCGGAGTTCCAGGCGCTTCAGTTCATGATCGCCGACATGGCCACCGAGGTCGAGGTCGCCAAGACCATGCTCTACCGCGTGGCGTGGATGAAGGACCAGCACATCCGGCACACGAAGGAGTCCGCGATGGTCAAGCTGTTCGCGGCGGAGATGGCGCACCGCGTGTGCCACAAGGCGCTCCAGATCCACGGTGGCTATGGGTTTATGAAAGAGTTCCCCGTCGAGCGCCTGTACCGCGACCAGCGGATCACAGAGATCTACGAGGGCACGAGCGAGATCCAGCGCGTCGTCATCGCCAGGGCCATGTTGGGCGACTAA
- a CDS encoding formylglycine-generating enzyme family protein codes for MSIERTTVIARIIFRPWAGWALALGTLAGVVAATSAQTPASQTGAKPYTETLPNSLVKVEMLPIPGGTVTIGGKTVEVKPFFMAKTETTWEAFDVFIASGPPSPSYDQTEFGPDAIARPSRSYILPDLGWGHNGFPTINVSFTTVEMFCRWLSQSTKKKYRLPTEAEWELACRAGQTGEWKIEKDALDKQAWYADNSDGYTNPVGEKAANAWGLQDMLGNVGEWATDMEGKPVLCGGTFRDPAAEVNPGTRRYWSLKWQETDPQFPKSRWWLADAPFAGFRLVCDPD; via the coding sequence ATGAGCATAGAACGAACAACTGTCATTGCGCGCATCATCTTCCGGCCTTGGGCGGGCTGGGCGCTTGCCCTCGGGACGTTGGCCGGGGTGGTGGCGGCAACGTCCGCCCAGACGCCCGCATCCCAAACGGGAGCCAAGCCCTACACCGAAACCCTACCCAATTCCCTGGTGAAGGTCGAGATGCTGCCCATTCCGGGAGGCACCGTCACGATCGGGGGCAAGACGGTCGAGGTCAAGCCGTTCTTCATGGCCAAAACCGAAACGACCTGGGAGGCGTTCGACGTGTTCATCGCAAGCGGCCCACCCTCTCCTTCGTACGACCAGACCGAGTTCGGGCCCGACGCGATCGCCCGGCCCAGCCGAAGCTACATCCTTCCCGACCTTGGCTGGGGACACAACGGGTTCCCGACGATCAACGTGAGCTTCACGACCGTGGAGATGTTCTGCCGGTGGCTCTCGCAGAGCACGAAGAAGAAGTATCGCCTGCCGACCGAAGCGGAGTGGGAGTTGGCCTGTCGGGCCGGCCAAACCGGCGAGTGGAAGATCGAGAAGGACGCGCTGGACAAACAAGCCTGGTACGCGGACAACAGCGATGGGTACACCAACCCTGTCGGAGAGAAGGCCGCCAACGCGTGGGGTCTCCAGGACATGCTCGGCAACGTCGGCGAGTGGGCCACCGACATGGAGGGCAAGCCCGTGCTGTGTGGGGGCACGTTCCGCGATCCCGCGGCAGAGGTCAACCCCGGAACCCGGCGCTACTGGTCCCTGAAGTGGCAGGAGACCGATCCGCAATTTCCCAAGAGTCGTTGGTGGCTGGCGGACGCACCTTTTGCCGGTTTTCGCCTGGTTTGCGATCCCGATTAG
- a CDS encoding Gfo/Idh/MocA family oxidoreductase — protein sequence MSTDKITPSRRQFLQATGGLAAATAVSGFRLPNVHVQGSDMIQVALVGCGGRGSGAAVNAVSTTSGPIKLVAMADLFEDRLKSSYDNLSKGLGDKMDVPPDRRFLGFDAYQKAMACLKPGDVVILTTPPAFRWVHFGHAISKKLNVFMEKPVTVDGPTCKRMMQLGEQASAANLKVGVGLMSRHAHGLQELHERIQNGELGDIVLMRGYRMHGPAGFFESLPKPDDISHLDYQIRRFHSFLWASGGCFSDFYIHHVDHLCWMKNAWPVSAQALGGRHYKTNADGIPFVDQNFDTYSVEYTFEDGSKFYFDGRCVAGAHGIYSSYVHGTKGVAIAARANDCGGPAAIYSGQNPDSSKVVWQSKDNTNPYQNEWDELIAAIRADKPYNEVKRGVQASMVTSMGRMAAHTGELITYQQMLDCPHEFAPGLDKQTSDAPSPLMPGPDGRYPIPEPGKKPGREY from the coding sequence ATGAGCACTGATAAGATCACCCCTTCGAGACGACAGTTCCTGCAAGCGACGGGAGGTCTGGCTGCCGCCACGGCGGTGTCCGGATTCCGCCTGCCCAACGTCCACGTCCAAGGCAGCGACATGATCCAGGTCGCCTTGGTCGGTTGCGGCGGCCGGGGCAGCGGCGCGGCGGTCAACGCGGTCTCCACCACGAGCGGCCCCATCAAGCTGGTGGCGATGGCCGACCTGTTCGAAGATCGGCTCAAGAGCAGCTACGACAACCTCAGCAAGGGACTGGGCGACAAGATGGACGTTCCGCCGGACCGGCGCTTCCTGGGCTTCGACGCGTACCAGAAGGCGATGGCGTGCCTCAAGCCCGGAGACGTCGTCATCCTCACCACGCCGCCCGCGTTTCGGTGGGTGCATTTCGGGCACGCGATCTCGAAGAAGCTGAACGTGTTCATGGAGAAGCCGGTCACGGTGGACGGCCCGACATGCAAACGCATGATGCAGTTGGGTGAACAAGCCTCTGCGGCGAACCTCAAGGTCGGCGTGGGCCTCATGTCGCGCCACGCGCACGGGCTCCAAGAGCTGCACGAGCGCATCCAGAACGGCGAACTGGGCGACATCGTCCTCATGCGCGGCTACCGCATGCACGGCCCCGCCGGGTTCTTCGAGTCCCTGCCCAAGCCGGACGACATCAGCCATCTCGACTACCAGATCCGCCGGTTCCACAGCTTCCTCTGGGCTAGCGGCGGGTGCTTCAGCGACTTCTACATCCACCACGTCGACCACCTGTGCTGGATGAAGAACGCGTGGCCCGTCAGCGCGCAAGCCCTCGGCGGCCGCCACTACAAGACCAACGCGGACGGCATCCCGTTCGTGGACCAGAACTTCGACACCTACTCGGTGGAGTACACGTTCGAGGACGGAAGCAAGTTCTACTTCGACGGCCGGTGCGTCGCCGGAGCCCACGGCATCTACTCGAGCTACGTGCACGGCACCAAGGGGGTCGCGATCGCGGCGCGCGCCAACGACTGCGGCGGGCCTGCGGCGATCTACAGCGGCCAGAACCCGGACTCCTCGAAGGTGGTCTGGCAGTCGAAAGACAACACGAATCCGTACCAGAACGAGTGGGACGAGCTGATCGCCGCGATCCGCGCCGACAAGCCGTACAACGAGGTCAAGCGCGGCGTACAGGCGAGCATGGTGACGAGCATGGGGCGGATGGCCGCCCACACCGGCGAGCTGATCACCTACCAGCAGATGCTGGATTGCCCGCACGAGTTCGCCCCGGGGCTCGACAAGCAGACCAGCGACGCCCCGTCGCCGCTGATGCCCGGCCCCGACGGCCGCTATCCGATCCCCGAGCCCGGAAAGAAGCCCGGACGGGAGTATTGA
- a CDS encoding dihydroorotate dehydrogenase-like protein, producing the protein MDLKTTYLGFELPHPLVASSSPQSKNVDGIKRLADAGAAAITLFSLFEEQIRNEQETMEFLMGRSTYSSPESLDYFPLADEYNVGPDAYLELIYQASKAVEVPIIASLNGITELGWIQYARDMVEAGARGLELNLFFLPVDLELTTEEIEQQYVNVVANVREAVDVPIAVKLSPYFTATGNMAKRLVDAGASGLVLFNRFYQPDFDIEGRVVESRLELSHPIEIRLPLLWISVLYGRLECSLAATTGVESATEVLKYVMAGADAVMTTSALLRHGERHLRTMLDGVKRWMEKHDFESVEQMKGSMSLEKCGEPGAFVRANYLKMLQSYIPAGPMGIL; encoded by the coding sequence ATGGATCTCAAGACGACCTACCTCGGATTCGAACTCCCCCATCCCCTCGTCGCCTCCTCGTCTCCCCAATCGAAGAACGTGGACGGCATCAAGCGCCTTGCCGACGCCGGCGCTGCGGCGATCACGCTCTTCTCCCTGTTCGAAGAGCAGATCCGCAACGAGCAGGAGACCATGGAGTTCCTCATGGGCAGGAGCACCTACAGTTCGCCCGAGTCGCTGGACTACTTCCCCTTGGCGGACGAGTACAACGTGGGTCCGGACGCCTACCTCGAGCTGATCTACCAGGCGTCCAAGGCCGTCGAAGTCCCGATCATCGCCAGCCTCAACGGCATCACCGAACTGGGCTGGATCCAGTACGCGCGCGACATGGTCGAAGCTGGCGCGCGCGGGCTGGAGCTGAACCTCTTCTTCCTGCCCGTCGACCTCGAGCTGACCACCGAAGAGATCGAGCAGCAGTACGTGAACGTGGTCGCGAACGTACGGGAGGCGGTCGATGTCCCGATCGCGGTCAAGCTGTCCCCCTACTTCACGGCGACGGGCAATATGGCCAAGCGGCTGGTGGACGCCGGAGCGAGTGGCCTCGTCCTGTTCAACCGCTTCTACCAACCCGACTTCGACATCGAAGGCCGCGTGGTGGAGTCGAGGCTCGAACTCAGCCACCCGATCGAGATCCGGCTTCCGCTGCTGTGGATTTCCGTCTTGTACGGCCGTCTCGAGTGTTCCTTGGCAGCCACCACCGGCGTGGAGAGCGCCACGGAGGTTCTCAAGTACGTCATGGCGGGCGCCGACGCCGTGATGACGACCTCGGCGCTCCTACGCCACGGGGAGCGCCACCTGCGCACGATGCTGGACGGCGTGAAACGGTGGATGGAGAAGCACGACTTCGAGTCGGTGGAGCAGATGAAGGGCTCGATGAGCCTCGAAAAGTGCGGCGAGCCTGGAGCGTTCGTCCGCGCCAACTACCTCAAGATGCTGCAAAGCTACATCCCGGCCGGCCCCATGGGCATCCTGTAG
- a CDS encoding FAD:protein FMN transferase: MGVDARLVVYASDQAAAEAACTAAFARIAALDAIMSDYRRDSELNRLCEKAGGPPVKVSSELFDVLARAQELAKRSGGAFDVTAGPVIALWRAARKTGALPSEEDLKQARKLVGWKKMTLDPKARTVRLAVTGMRLDLGGIAKGYADDEAQRVLRERGITRALVEMGGDIVVSEPPPGAEGWTIRVPNAGDDHGPKDLVFARCAVSTSGDTEQFTIIGGVQYSHVVDPRTGQALTNRVQATIVAPNGLTSDPLATVLTVVREKERAKLLRAYPGTKMYLRVLGG, from the coding sequence ATGGGTGTCGATGCCCGCCTGGTTGTGTACGCATCGGACCAAGCCGCTGCGGAAGCGGCCTGCACGGCGGCTTTCGCCCGGATCGCCGCACTCGACGCGATCATGAGCGACTACCGTCGCGACAGCGAACTCAACCGCCTTTGCGAGAAGGCTGGCGGGCCCCCTGTGAAGGTCTCTTCCGAACTGTTTGACGTCTTGGCCCGCGCCCAGGAGTTGGCAAAACGATCCGGAGGGGCCTTCGACGTGACCGCCGGCCCGGTGATCGCGCTTTGGCGCGCGGCCCGCAAGACGGGTGCGCTTCCGTCCGAAGAGGATCTGAAGCAGGCTCGGAAGTTGGTGGGTTGGAAGAAGATGACCCTCGACCCAAAGGCAAGGACGGTCCGGCTTGCCGTGACGGGGATGCGCCTCGATTTGGGCGGCATCGCCAAGGGCTACGCCGACGACGAGGCCCAGCGCGTGTTGCGGGAGCGCGGCATCACGCGCGCGCTGGTCGAGATGGGCGGCGACATCGTGGTGAGCGAGCCCCCTCCCGGCGCCGAAGGGTGGACGATCCGCGTGCCCAACGCCGGCGACGACCACGGCCCGAAGGACCTCGTGTTCGCCCGATGCGCCGTCTCCACTTCGGGAGACACCGAGCAGTTCACGATCATCGGCGGGGTGCAGTACTCGCACGTCGTCGATCCAAGGACGGGCCAGGCGCTCACCAACCGCGTGCAGGCGACGATCGTCGCGCCGAACGGTCTGACCTCCGACCCCCTCGCCACGGTGTTGACCGTGGTCCGGGAGAAGGAGCGGGCCAAACTGCTAAGAGCCTATCCGGGAACGAAGATGTACCTGCGCGTGCTGGGCGGGTAG
- the meaB gene encoding methylmalonyl Co-A mutase-associated GTPase MeaB: MKSTSRESAQIPAPSLWDSFFAGNRRACARLITLIENDPRLVPTVRDRLMPKLGKAVRIGITGPPGVGKSTLTATVALGLADQEHRIGVVAVDPSSPFTGGAFMGDRVRMEKLVGDHRIFLRSLASREGHGGLSPATPYVADVLEGFGMDRILIETVGVGQAELDVMSCVDIVVLVLQPSTGDAIQTLKAGIIEAADLIVVNKADLPGVETVLQSLRFLFSLGGPRPHKPIPPVLRVSAQNKEGIDKLVAEIERQAEALVESGRHDELRQERMEREIRERIQQHLWRQVEELTGAEAEIRTKAEELVKSGESPYTYVRDACSKIEISRRTAKKHGRKDD, translated from the coding sequence ATGAAATCGACCAGCAGGGAAAGCGCACAGATCCCCGCGCCTAGCCTCTGGGATTCGTTTTTCGCGGGCAACCGCCGCGCGTGCGCGCGCCTGATCACGCTCATCGAGAACGATCCGCGCCTCGTCCCCACCGTGCGGGATCGATTGATGCCGAAGCTCGGCAAAGCCGTCCGGATCGGCATCACCGGCCCGCCCGGCGTGGGAAAGAGCACCCTCACCGCGACCGTGGCGCTGGGTTTGGCGGACCAGGAGCACCGCATCGGAGTGGTCGCGGTCGATCCTTCGAGCCCCTTCACCGGCGGGGCGTTCATGGGCGACCGGGTGCGCATGGAGAAGCTGGTCGGCGACCACCGGATCTTCCTGCGGTCCCTGGCGTCGCGCGAAGGGCACGGCGGACTGTCGCCCGCGACACCGTACGTCGCCGACGTTCTCGAAGGATTCGGCATGGACCGCATCCTCATCGAGACCGTGGGGGTCGGCCAAGCAGAGCTCGACGTCATGTCGTGCGTGGACATCGTCGTGCTGGTGCTTCAGCCCAGCACGGGGGATGCGATCCAAACCCTCAAGGCTGGGATTATCGAGGCCGCGGACCTGATCGTCGTCAACAAAGCCGATTTGCCCGGGGTCGAGACCGTTCTGCAATCGCTTCGATTCCTGTTCAGTTTGGGAGGCCCTCGACCGCACAAACCCATTCCTCCCGTGCTTCGGGTGTCCGCCCAGAACAAGGAGGGGATCGACAAGCTCGTTGCCGAGATCGAGCGTCAGGCGGAGGCCCTCGTGGAATCCGGTCGGCACGACGAGTTGCGCCAGGAGCGTATGGAACGGGAGATCCGCGAACGCATCCAGCAACACTTGTGGCGCCAGGTGGAGGAGCTCACCGGGGCCGAGGCCGAGATCCGAACCAAGGCGGAGGAGCTTGTCAAGTCGGGCGAATCCCCGTATACCTATGTGCGCGACGCGTGTTCCAAGATAGAGATAAGCCGAAGGACGGCGAAAAAACATGGCCGAAAAGACGATTGA
- a CDS encoding cobalamin B12-binding domain-containing protein has product MSEVPIKVVVGKPGLDGHDRGAKVVARSLVEAGMEVVYLGLRQTPESIVAAALEEDADVIGLSVLSGAHMTHFKRIRALMLEEGIGDRLLTGGGIIPTKDQETLTKLGVGRLFGPGDDPGDIVDYIRDWVKTHPREEVH; this is encoded by the coding sequence ATGAGCGAGGTTCCGATCAAAGTGGTGGTGGGCAAGCCCGGCCTCGACGGGCACGACCGCGGGGCGAAAGTCGTCGCGCGGTCGTTGGTGGAGGCGGGGATGGAGGTCGTCTATCTCGGCCTGCGGCAGACGCCGGAGTCGATCGTCGCGGCGGCGCTCGAAGAGGACGCCGACGTCATCGGCTTGTCGGTGCTTTCGGGCGCGCACATGACGCACTTCAAGCGCATCCGGGCGCTGATGCTGGAAGAGGGCATCGGGGATCGCCTGCTGACCGGCGGCGGCATCATTCCCACGAAGGATCAGGAGACCCTGACCAAGCTGGGCGTGGGACGCCTGTTCGGCCCGGGGGACGACCCGGGCGATATCGTGGACTACATCCGCGATTGGGTGAAGACCCATCCGCGCGAAGAGGTGCACTAA
- a CDS encoding methylmalonyl-CoA mutase family protein: MAEKTIDTQTGAPVREADYTTVSGRPVKPLYTEHDVHAEDLHAQLGLPGQYPYTRGVHPTMYRGKLWTMRQFAGMGNAEQTNERFKFLLARGQTGLSTAFDNPTLYGWDSDHPLSEGEVGKTGVAVDSLADMERLFDAIPLDQVSTSMTINAPAAWIFTMFLANAEKQGIPFAKLRGTLQNDILKEYIAQKEWIFPPEPHLRIITDLFAFCADHVPQWNTISISGYHIREAGATAAQELAFTLMDGFTYVEHAIEAGLDVDEFAPRLSFFFNSHLDFFEEIAKLRAARRIWARHMKERYGAKNPRSWLCRFHVQTAGCSLTAQQPEVNIVRTALEALAGVLGGCQSLHTNSMDEALALPSDKAVEIALRTQQVIAFESGAANVADPLGGSFFVEALTREIEEDAERYFKQIEEMGGMVKAIEKGYPQQEITHAAFEYQRALSEKTKVMVGVNEFVNEDETLEIPILEIDEAVEPDQIAKVKAVRENRDNVAVKDRLDKLEKAARTKENLIPHLLDCSRAYATEGEITQALINVFGEYREDSFF, from the coding sequence ATGGCCGAAAAGACGATTGACACCCAGACCGGCGCGCCCGTGCGCGAGGCAGACTACACCACCGTTTCCGGGCGGCCGGTGAAGCCCCTCTACACCGAGCACGACGTGCACGCCGAAGACCTGCACGCCCAACTGGGCCTTCCCGGCCAGTACCCCTACACGCGCGGCGTGCACCCGACGATGTACCGCGGCAAGCTCTGGACGATGCGCCAGTTCGCGGGCATGGGCAACGCCGAGCAGACGAACGAGCGGTTCAAGTTCCTCTTGGCCAGGGGGCAGACGGGGCTCTCCACCGCCTTCGACAACCCCACGCTTTACGGCTGGGACTCGGACCATCCGCTTTCGGAAGGCGAAGTGGGCAAGACCGGCGTGGCCGTGGACTCGCTGGCCGACATGGAGCGGCTCTTCGACGCCATCCCGCTCGATCAGGTCTCCACCTCGATGACGATCAACGCGCCGGCGGCGTGGATCTTCACGATGTTCCTGGCCAACGCCGAGAAGCAGGGCATCCCGTTCGCCAAGCTGCGCGGCACGCTGCAGAACGACATCCTGAAGGAGTACATCGCGCAGAAGGAGTGGATTTTCCCGCCCGAGCCGCACCTGCGGATCATCACGGACCTGTTCGCGTTCTGCGCCGACCACGTGCCGCAGTGGAACACGATTTCCATCAGCGGCTACCACATCCGCGAGGCCGGCGCCACGGCCGCGCAGGAGCTGGCGTTCACGCTGATGGACGGGTTCACCTACGTCGAGCACGCGATCGAAGCGGGGCTGGACGTCGACGAGTTCGCCCCCCGGCTCTCGTTCTTCTTCAACTCGCACCTCGACTTCTTCGAGGAGATCGCCAAGCTCCGCGCGGCCCGGCGTATCTGGGCGCGGCACATGAAGGAGCGCTACGGCGCGAAGAACCCGCGGTCGTGGCTCTGCCGGTTCCACGTGCAGACTGCCGGATGCAGCCTGACCGCGCAGCAACCCGAAGTCAACATCGTCCGCACCGCTCTCGAGGCGCTTGCCGGAGTGCTCGGCGGCTGCCAAAGTCTGCACACGAACTCGATGGACGAGGCGCTCGCCCTTCCTTCGGACAAGGCTGTGGAGATCGCGCTGCGCACGCAGCAGGTCATCGCGTTCGAGAGCGGCGCGGCGAACGTGGCCGACCCGCTGGGCGGTTCGTTCTTCGTCGAAGCGCTGACCCGCGAGATCGAGGAGGACGCCGAGCGTTACTTCAAGCAGATCGAAGAGATGGGCGGCATGGTCAAGGCCATCGAAAAGGGCTATCCGCAGCAGGAGATCACCCACGCGGCCTTCGAGTATCAGCGCGCTCTCTCGGAGAAGACCAAGGTGATGGTGGGCGTCAACGAGTTCGTCAACGAGGACGAGACGCTTGAGATTCCGATCCTCGAGATCGACGAGGCCGTGGAGCCCGACCAGATCGCGAAGGTGAAGGCTGTCCGCGAGAATCGCGACAACGTGGCGGTCAAGGACCGGCTCGACAAGCTCGAAAAGGCCGCACGGACCAAGGAAAACCTGATTCCGCACCTGCTCGACTGCTCGAGGGCCTATGCGACCGAGGGCGAGATCACACAGGCGCTGATCAACGTGTTTGGGGAGTATCGGGAGGATTCTTTCTTCTAG